TCGTTGGAATTTGTTTTCAGAATTCCTCCGAAGCCGCGCATGGCTTCTGTAATTAAAAATGATGGGCGTTCATCGGGATTATAAAGTGAAGTGGGATGAAACTGGAAGAACTCCATGTTCTCCACTCGTCCTTTCGCGCGGTAAACCATTGCAACGCCATCGCCCGTTGCTATGAGCGGATTGGTTGTGGTTGCGTAAACGTGACCGGCTCCGCCCGTTGCCATCAGAGTAATCTTCGAAAGAATTTGTTCAATGCGGTTGGTGTTTGTGTTCAATGCATACACTCCGTAACATTCTGTGTCGGGCGATTTGCTGGTAACTTTTTTTCCAAGATGATGCTGTGTTAAAAGTTCGAGCGCAAAATAATGGTCAAGGATTTCTATGTCCGGATGCGCGTGCGCCTGCGCGAGCAATGCGCGCTCAATTTCAAAACCCGTGTTATCCTTGTGATGAAGAATTCTGTTTTCGGAATGCCCGCCTTCTTTTCCTAAATCAAATTCTCCTTTCGGATTTTTATCGAACTGCGCGCCCCATTCAATTAATTCTTTTATTCTCTCTGTAGATTCGGTGACAACCATCCGCACAACTTCTTCATCGCACAAGCCGTCTCCGCAAATCAATGTATCCTGAATATGTTTTTCATACGAATCGGGACTATGCATTACGGCAGCAATTCCTCCCTGCGCATATTTAGTGTTTGATTCGTCTTCGTTAGCTTTCGTAAGAATTAAAACTTTTCCGTAAGGCGCAACCTTCAGCGCATAACTTAATCCAGCTATGCCTGAACCGATGATGAGAAAGTCAACTCTTCTTTTCATTATTGTAGCGAAGTACGAACTTTTTTACGAAAATACAAATTACGAATGAATCTTTTTCTGTTCGTACTTCGTAAGTTCGTATTATATTCGTACTTCGATGGAAGCAATAAAGAAAATGCCTGTTGTCGTGTATGCGGAAAGCACGCCCAATCCTTCGGCAATGAAATTTGTGGCGAATAAAATTCTTCTGGAGAATTCTCTTCCGCTGGAATTTTTTTCCGCTGCCGAAGCAAAATCTTCCCCGCTCGCAATGGAACTTTTCAAATTCCCGTTTGTGAAAAGCGTTTTTATTTCCGGCAACTACATTACGC
Above is a window of Bacteroidota bacterium DNA encoding:
- the nadB gene encoding L-aspartate oxidase, which gives rise to MKRRVDFLIIGSGIAGLSYALKVAPYGKVLILTKANEDESNTKYAQGGIAAVMHSPDSYEKHIQDTLICGDGLCDEEVVRMVVTESTERIKELIEWGAQFDKNPKGEFDLGKEGGHSENRILHHKDNTGFEIERALLAQAHAHPDIEILDHYFALELLTQHHLGKKVTSKSPDTECYGVYALNTNTNRIEQILSKITLMATGGAGHVYATTTNPLIATGDGVAMVYRAKGRVENMEFFQFHPTSLYNPDERPSFLITEAMRGFGGILKTNSNEFMQKYDKRGSLAPRDIVARAIDNELKIRGDDFVYLDCRHLDKEGLLKHFPNIHKKCLSLGIDITKDLIPVLPASHYMCGGIKVDVNGRSTIKNLYAAGECSCTGLHGANRLASNSLLEAVVYAHRSAVDSISQFKNISYCETIPGWNAEGTASPEEMVLITQSLREAQGIMTNYVGIVRSNLRLKRAFDRLLILHKEAEELYERTIVSPQLCELRNIIKVSYIIIKYAMQRKESVGLHYNIDYPKRKAVLQQ